The following are from one region of the Mauremys reevesii isolate NIE-2019 linkage group 2, ASM1616193v1, whole genome shotgun sequence genome:
- the LOC120396389 gene encoding probable 2-ketogluconate reductase isoform X1, translating to MFSVKAVCLVEAIHLATGCPRLAGRLIHPAVCHVHHWTKRNMDPRWSSWTGPNSIGKAGVSAPQTKVMAKQEQPGLLIVEIGGVCGVLEGHVEFLKKHFHLITMKEFLKKKERLSEKIKSVFIYEGRPVIDRELLQSLPHLKVIANSGVGVDHLDLKLISSFGVKVTNTPHAVSDSTADIGMTLMLASARRLVEGCQIAVSPQTEHFAADWLGDEVTGATLGIIGMGSIGYKVAKRAKAFEMKILYHNRNQRKEEEEQAVGARYCEKMEDLLQQSDFVILVVNLTPQTHKLIGKRELEQMKPTATLINISRGAVVDHDALVEALQNGIIKAAALDVTYPEPLPRDHPLLKLKNIIITPHIGTATVQATRMMTEEAVANIQAVLSGLPIPSEVIPQ from the exons ATGTTTAGCGTTAAAGCAGTCTGTTTGGTAGAAGCAATTCACTTGGCCACTGGCTGCCCGAGGTTGGCTGGTAGACTTATTCATCCAGCTGTTTGTCATGTGCATCACTGGACAAAGAGGAATATGGATCCCAGGTGGAGCTCCTGGACTGGTCCAAATAGCATTGGCAAAGCAGGAGTAAGTGCTCCCCAAACCAAG GTCATGGCAAAGCAAGAGCAGCCTGGTCTTTTGATCGTTGAAATAGGAGGTGTATGTGGTGTGCTGGAAGGCCATGTGGAGTTCTTGAAGAAACACTTTCACCTTATCACCATGAAGGAatttcttaaaaagaaagaaagattgagTGAAAAGATCAAATCTGTTTTCATATATGAGGGCAGACCAGTCATTGACCGGGAGCTCCTCCAGAGCCTACCTCACTTAAAGGTGATTGCAAACTCTGGAGTAGGAGTGGATCACCTGGACTTAAAACTGATTTCAAGCTTTGGAGTTAAAGTGACCAATACTCCACATGCTGTTTCTGACTCCACAGCAGACATTGGGATGACCTTGATGCTGGCATCTGCCAGAAGGCTAGTGGAAG GTTGTCAGATTGCCGTTTCTCCACAGACTGAGCATTTTGCTGCTGACTGGCTGGGAGATGAAGTCACTGGGGCTACTCTCGGTATCATCGGCATGGGCAGCATTGGGTATAAGGTGGCCAAGAGGGCTAAAGcttttgaaatgaaaattctGTACCACAACAggaaccagag AAAAGAAGAGGAGGAACAGGCTGTTGGTGCCCGCTACTGTGAAAAGATGGAAGATTTGCTCCAGCAATCTGACTTTGTGATACTGGTTGTGAACCTGACACCTCAGACACACAAATTGATTGGGAAAAGAGAGTTAGAGCAGATGAAACCCACTGCTACTCTCATTAACATCAGCAGAG GTGCAGTAGTTGATCATGATGCATTGGTGGAAGCTCTCCAAAATGGGATTATTAAGGCTGCAGCTTTGGATGTGACATACCCTGAACCTCTGCCAAG AGATCATCCATTATTAAAATTAAAGAACATTATCATAACTCCACACATTGGAACTGCTACAGTCCAAGCCACCCGTATGATGACAGAAGAAGCAGTAGCAAATATacaggctgttctcagtggtctCCCCATTCCCAGTGAAGTGATCCCTCAGTGA
- the LOC120396389 gene encoding probable 2-ketogluconate reductase isoform X3: protein MAKQEQPGLLIVEIGGVCGVLEGHVEFLKKHFHLITMKEFLKKKERLSEKIKSVFIYEGRPVIDRELLQSLPHLKVIANSGVGVDHLDLKLISSFGVKVTNTPHAVSDSTADIGMTLMLASARRLVEGCQIAVSPQTEHFAADWLGDEVTGATLGIIGMGSIGYKVAKRAKAFEMKILYHNRNQRKEEEEQAVGARYCEKMEDLLQQSDFVILVVNLTPQTHKLIGKRELEQMKPTATLINISRGAVVDHDALVEALQNGIIKAAALDVTYPEPLPRDHPLLKLKNIIITPHIGTATVQATRMMTEEAVANIQAVLSGLPIPSEVIPQ from the exons ATGGCAAAGCAAGAGCAGCCTGGTCTTTTGATCGTTGAAATAGGAGGTGTATGTGGTGTGCTGGAAGGCCATGTGGAGTTCTTGAAGAAACACTTTCACCTTATCACCATGAAGGAatttcttaaaaagaaagaaagattgagTGAAAAGATCAAATCTGTTTTCATATATGAGGGCAGACCAGTCATTGACCGGGAGCTCCTCCAGAGCCTACCTCACTTAAAGGTGATTGCAAACTCTGGAGTAGGAGTGGATCACCTGGACTTAAAACTGATTTCAAGCTTTGGAGTTAAAGTGACCAATACTCCACATGCTGTTTCTGACTCCACAGCAGACATTGGGATGACCTTGATGCTGGCATCTGCCAGAAGGCTAGTGGAAG GTTGTCAGATTGCCGTTTCTCCACAGACTGAGCATTTTGCTGCTGACTGGCTGGGAGATGAAGTCACTGGGGCTACTCTCGGTATCATCGGCATGGGCAGCATTGGGTATAAGGTGGCCAAGAGGGCTAAAGcttttgaaatgaaaattctGTACCACAACAggaaccagag AAAAGAAGAGGAGGAACAGGCTGTTGGTGCCCGCTACTGTGAAAAGATGGAAGATTTGCTCCAGCAATCTGACTTTGTGATACTGGTTGTGAACCTGACACCTCAGACACACAAATTGATTGGGAAAAGAGAGTTAGAGCAGATGAAACCCACTGCTACTCTCATTAACATCAGCAGAG GTGCAGTAGTTGATCATGATGCATTGGTGGAAGCTCTCCAAAATGGGATTATTAAGGCTGCAGCTTTGGATGTGACATACCCTGAACCTCTGCCAAG AGATCATCCATTATTAAAATTAAAGAACATTATCATAACTCCACACATTGGAACTGCTACAGTCCAAGCCACCCGTATGATGACAGAAGAAGCAGTAGCAAATATacaggctgttctcagtggtctCCCCATTCCCAGTGAAGTGATCCCTCAGTGA
- the LOC120396389 gene encoding probable 2-ketogluconate reductase isoform X2, with amino-acid sequence MAGSAHNYVMAKQEQPGLLIVEIGGVCGVLEGHVEFLKKHFHLITMKEFLKKKERLSEKIKSVFIYEGRPVIDRELLQSLPHLKVIANSGVGVDHLDLKLISSFGVKVTNTPHAVSDSTADIGMTLMLASARRLVEGCQIAVSPQTEHFAADWLGDEVTGATLGIIGMGSIGYKVAKRAKAFEMKILYHNRNQRKEEEEQAVGARYCEKMEDLLQQSDFVILVVNLTPQTHKLIGKRELEQMKPTATLINISRGAVVDHDALVEALQNGIIKAAALDVTYPEPLPRDHPLLKLKNIIITPHIGTATVQATRMMTEEAVANIQAVLSGLPIPSEVIPQ; translated from the exons ATGGCTGGCAGTGCTCACAATTAT GTCATGGCAAAGCAAGAGCAGCCTGGTCTTTTGATCGTTGAAATAGGAGGTGTATGTGGTGTGCTGGAAGGCCATGTGGAGTTCTTGAAGAAACACTTTCACCTTATCACCATGAAGGAatttcttaaaaagaaagaaagattgagTGAAAAGATCAAATCTGTTTTCATATATGAGGGCAGACCAGTCATTGACCGGGAGCTCCTCCAGAGCCTACCTCACTTAAAGGTGATTGCAAACTCTGGAGTAGGAGTGGATCACCTGGACTTAAAACTGATTTCAAGCTTTGGAGTTAAAGTGACCAATACTCCACATGCTGTTTCTGACTCCACAGCAGACATTGGGATGACCTTGATGCTGGCATCTGCCAGAAGGCTAGTGGAAG GTTGTCAGATTGCCGTTTCTCCACAGACTGAGCATTTTGCTGCTGACTGGCTGGGAGATGAAGTCACTGGGGCTACTCTCGGTATCATCGGCATGGGCAGCATTGGGTATAAGGTGGCCAAGAGGGCTAAAGcttttgaaatgaaaattctGTACCACAACAggaaccagag AAAAGAAGAGGAGGAACAGGCTGTTGGTGCCCGCTACTGTGAAAAGATGGAAGATTTGCTCCAGCAATCTGACTTTGTGATACTGGTTGTGAACCTGACACCTCAGACACACAAATTGATTGGGAAAAGAGAGTTAGAGCAGATGAAACCCACTGCTACTCTCATTAACATCAGCAGAG GTGCAGTAGTTGATCATGATGCATTGGTGGAAGCTCTCCAAAATGGGATTATTAAGGCTGCAGCTTTGGATGTGACATACCCTGAACCTCTGCCAAG AGATCATCCATTATTAAAATTAAAGAACATTATCATAACTCCACACATTGGAACTGCTACAGTCCAAGCCACCCGTATGATGACAGAAGAAGCAGTAGCAAATATacaggctgttctcagtggtctCCCCATTCCCAGTGAAGTGATCCCTCAGTGA